A section of the Labrus bergylta chromosome 21, fLabBer1.1, whole genome shotgun sequence genome encodes:
- the aqp8a.1 gene encoding aquaporin-8, which yields MSGDEIKHEVFTITEATEGRNTSKKRCIFEKYVQPCLTELFGTSLFVFVGCASVIGNVGTLGVIQPAVAHGLALGVLIMLFGQISGGHFNPAVSLMAFLCGGMELPLLVPYIVAQMVGGMAGAGLTKAIYPTDKYAASLGGAFSVAPNALAESCLAEVVMTTFLTTVVCMGAINAKTRSPWAAFCIGLTVTANIFAGATISGACMNPARAFGPAVAANHWSNHWIYWVGPICGALVTVSFIRLMFGDQKTRLVLK from the exons ATGTCAGGGGATGAAATCAAGCACGAGGTCTTCACAATAACTGAGGCTACAGAAGGGAGGAACACAAGCAAGAAGCGGTGCATCTTCGAGAAGTATGTCCAGCCCTGCCTGACCGAGCTGTTCGGGAccagcctgtttgtgtttgtcggGTGTGCGTCTGTTATTGGAAATGTGGGGACACTGGGTGTCATCCAGCCTGCTGTGGCACATGGACTGGCTCTGGGGGTGCTGATCATGTTGTTTGGGCAAATAAG TGGGGGGCACTTTAACCCTGCTGTGTCTCTGATGGCGTTCCTGTGTGGAGGGATGGAGCTTCCCCTGCTCGTGCCTTACATCGTGGCTCAGATGGTTGGAGGCATGGCTGGTGCTGGTTTGACCAAG GCGATATACCCCACCGACAAGTATGCTGCTTCCCTTGGAGGGGCCTTCAGCGTAGCCCCAAATGCTCTGGCTGAATCCTGCCTTGCAGAGGTCGTCATGACAACATTTCTTACCACTGTTGTGTGCATGGGGGCCATTAACGCAAAAACTCGCTCGCCGTGGGCCGCCTTCTGCATCGGCCTCACTGTGACAGCCAACATATTTGCTGG AGCAACGATATCTGGAGCCTGTATGAACCCTGCCCGAGCCTTTGGTCCTGCAGTGGCTGCCAACCACTGGAGCAATCACTGGATCTACTGGGTTGGACCCATTTGTGGTGCTCTGGTCACTGTCAGCTTTATCAG gttGATGTTCGGTGACCAGAAGACTCGACTTGTATTGAAGTAA
- the lcmt1 gene encoding leucine carboxyl methyltransferase 1, with protein MASRQPFTDTDTADEAVRATCDDATTCKRFATSKSYWKDPYIQYFARSVGERKAPEINRGYYARVQGVNRLLDAFIRKAECDCQVINLGAGLDTTFWRLKDENLMPRKFFEVDFPTVVSRKIHNIKTKPPLSKPLIETHSTDALLLDAHSLDSDRYCIIGADLRDISSLDEKLKKFQLNPELPTLLLSECVLVYMTPSQSSNIVHWAAETFHTAMFINYEQVNMSDRFGQVMIENLLRRQCTLSGVEACQSLDSQKERFLKTGWEHADALDMMTVYSMLPQDDVARIESLEFLDERELLQQLLQHYSICWATKDRLNLGLSQLGF; from the exons ATGGCATCCCGGCAACCTTTTACTGACACGGACACTGCCGATGAGGCGGTGAGGGCGACCTGTGACGATGCAACGACATGCAAAAG GTTTGCTACCAGTAAAAGTTACTGGAAGGACCCATATATCCAGTATTTTGCCAGATCTGTAGGGGAACGGAAGGCGCCTGAAATCAATAGAG GTTACTACGCCCGTGTTCAAGGAGTGAACCGCCTGCTCGATGCGTTTATAAGGAAAGCAGAGTGTGATTGTCAAGTAATCAACCTAGGTGCTGGACTGGACACCACGTTTTGGAGACTAAAG gaTGAAAACCTCATGCCAAGGAAGTTCTTTGAAGTTGACTTCCCAACAGTTGTGtccagaaaaatacacaatattaa GACAAAACCGCCCCTTTCCAAACCCCTCATCGAAACCCACTCCACAGACGCCCTGCTGCTAG ACGCCCACAGCCTGGATTCAGATCGTTACTGCATCATCGGAGCGGACCTCAGAGACATCTCCAGTTTggatgaaaaactgaaaaagttCCAGCTCAATCCAGA ATTACCCACATTGCTCCTCTCAGAGTGTGTGCTGGTCTACATGACGCCCTCCCAATCCTCCAATATAGTTCACTGGGCAGCAGAAACCTTCCACACCGCCATGTTCATCAACTACGAGCAG GTAAACATGAGCGATCGGTTTGGCCAGGTGATGATCGAAAACCTGCTGCGTCGCCAGTGCACCCTGTCAGGAGTGGAGGCCTGCCAGTCTCTGGACTCTCAG AAGGAGCGGTTCCTGAAGACGGGCTGGGAGCATGCTGATGCTCTGGACATGATGACCGTCTACAGTATGCTGCCTCAGGATGACGTGGCGAG aattGAGAGCCTTGAGTTCCTGGATGAGAGGGAGCTTTTacaacagctgcttcaacacTACAGCATCTGCTGGGCCACCAAGGACAGGCTCAATCTGG GTCTGTCGCAGTTGGGATTTTGA